The DNA window CCTTGCGCCAGGCGCCATCCGGACCCAATGATGGCCCACCCTGTCGAACGACTCCATCCTACCACTCGGAACGCAATGAAGACCTCTTCCCCTCGCCGGACCGGCTCGCGTCGCTGGCGCCTCCCGCTGCTCGCGATAAGCAGCCTCGTCCTGGGAGCCTGCACGGTTACCGCATCCGCAGGGCGCCCGAGCGCCGCCTCGTGGACCGCGGACGAGGCGCAGATCCGCGCCGCCACGAATGCGTCCGCCGAAGCGTGGAACCGCGGCGATCTGAAGGGCCATCTCTCGATCTACGTGGATTCCGTGACGTACATGACGCGCAACGGGCCGCGGCCGGGCGTGGGTGCCATCGAGCGGGATTTCACCGCCGCGTTCTTCAACCAGGGCATGCCCAAGCAGCAGCTGCGCTTCGAGCAGCTCAGCGTGCGGCGGCTGGGGCCCGAGGCGGCCCTGGAGACGGGGCGGTTCATCCTCTCCGGCGGCGGGCAGCCCGACCAGTCCGGCTGGTTCACCCTGGTGTGGGTCCGCACGGCGGACGGCTGGAAGGCGGTCCACGACCACTCGGGCTGATCGGCATTTGGTGGAAGAAGAGCAGCCCCGGCAAGCGTGTGCTTGCCGGGGCTGTGGCGCTCTTGAGGCGAGCCGTGCTACGTATTGGCGACGGTTACGGCCTCCACGATCTTGCCCTCGCGAACCAGGGCGTAGCCGGTGAGCTTGCCCTGCTTCTTCCACGTGCTGGGCGGGTTCTGGAACGCCCACACCTCGCCGTCGTCACCGGCCTGGCGCTGCAGCTTTTGCCACGCCATGCGAATGCGCAGCGCCGCCATGTCCGGCAGGTGGCGTGCATAGGAGGTCGGTGCGTTGTCCACGCGCTCCGTCAGCCACTCTTCGATGATCTTCATGGTCCCGCCCTGAATCGGTTGATGCACCCGTCAGGGCAAATGGACCTGACGCTTGCAAACTACCGCAACCGGCGGCCCTACGCTACCGTGAAGCCGTCTGGCGCCGGTCCCGGCGCGGCACCAGAATCAACCGCTCCCGCCGGAGATTGGACCATCCCCAACACCCCACATCGAGCATGCGAATCGTGACCTACGGCGCGGCGTGCAGCGTGGACGGGTTCATCGCGGGGCCGGACCATTCGCTGGACTGGCTTCACTTCAGCAAGGACGTGCAGGAGTTCTTCGGCGCCTTCATGGCTACCGTCGACACCATCGTCATGGGCCGCAAGACGTGGGAGGCGTCGGCCGGGCAGATCGGGCCAGACGGCTACGGGATGCGCACGTGTGTGTTCTCGACGTCGCTGGAGCGCATCGACCACCCCGCCGTGGAACTGGTGCGCGCAGACGCCGTCGAGTTCGTGCGGCGGATGAAGGGCGAGCCAGGGAAGGGGATCTGTGTGATGGGCGGCGGGGAGCTGGCGTGCTCGCTGCTGCGCGCCGGGGTGATCGACGAGGTGGGATTGAACGTGCACCCGCTGCTGCTGGGCTCCGGCGTTTCCCTGTTCCGCGACGCGGGGCGCATTCCGCTGGACCTGCTGGAATCGCGGGTGATGGACGGCGGCTGCGTCCTCTCACGCTACCGCGTGCGCCCCGGCTGATCCGCAACGGTGGACAGCCGCTGTCCGGCTGGTGGCACGCGCCGTGACGGAACCCGGTCCCCGCGCGCCGGATGCCGGCATGGACCCCTGGATAGCAGATGGACGAAATGGCCGACGAGCGCCCGCAGGACGACGACCGCATCCGCATCATCGGCTACACCTGGTCGCCCCGCTCGCACGACGTGCGCGACTTCCTGGCGCGCACCCGGGTGCCGTACCAGTGGGTGGACTTCGAACGCAACCCCGAGGCGCGGCGCCAGGCGGAGAACCTCGGCTCCACCTCGGGCCGCGGGCTGCCGCTGCTGGTGTTTCCGGACGGATCGCACCTGGCGGATCCGGACGACACGGCGCTGGCCGAAAAGGTGGGGCTG is part of the Longimicrobium sp. genome and encodes:
- a CDS encoding SgcJ/EcaC family oxidoreductase, which produces MKTSSPRRTGSRRWRLPLLAISSLVLGACTVTASAGRPSAASWTADEAQIRAATNASAEAWNRGDLKGHLSIYVDSVTYMTRNGPRPGVGAIERDFTAAFFNQGMPKQQLRFEQLSVRRLGPEAALETGRFILSGGGQPDQSGWFTLVWVRTADGWKAVHDHSG
- a CDS encoding dihydrofolate reductase family protein; translation: MRIVTYGAACSVDGFIAGPDHSLDWLHFSKDVQEFFGAFMATVDTIVMGRKTWEASAGQIGPDGYGMRTCVFSTSLERIDHPAVELVRADAVEFVRRMKGEPGKGICVMGGGELACSLLRAGVIDEVGLNVHPLLLGSGVSLFRDAGRIPLDLLESRVMDGGCVLSRYRVRPG